CTCTCGTCGAGATCGGAATGCTTTAGGGTCTGCATGCCTGGGTGCCTTGATGCCTGATAAATAAGGCCCTACATCCCTCCAAACAACCGTCTAGGTTGCTTACCTACTTCACCACTTGGCTTCCAATTGATCTTCCCGGTCAGCGGGCACTTGAATAAAACTACTGTGATTCAGGAAATATCCACTGCTTATAGACGGATATGAGCTCCCGCCGAGCTCCCAATTCCACTGGCCATGTCTTTGGACCCAATAAACCCGGCTGGCCTTATTGATACCCAAATCTAGCTCAACAACTCCCCGCTCAATAGATCAATGAACCACCACCATGtctgaaaagaaagagataAAAAGAAACCTGACTTCCGCGCGGAAAATTGTCTGCAGGAGCATCTTAGATCTTTACTTTGCAGTATCATCTTGAGTGCCTGccggaaagaaaaagatcaTCATACGTGTGCGAAGCACGGCGAGTTTCGATCATGAACATCTCTGCATTGCTTTATTATTTTCATGTCCTATGGGCAGCTCCTGGCTTTGTTCTTTCGCGAGGAATTGGTTCATATGATACTGCACGATTTGAAGTGCATTCCTTGCCCGGCGTATCGGACCTACCACCCAGCTGGGCTGGTCGCCTTCCGGTTCCGGGGACAGAGGATGGGAACAAAATGTTCTTTTGGCTATTCCAGTCAGAGCAGCCGGCATACGATGACAATTTGATCAGTCAGTCTGACTTGGAAAGAATATACAGAGGTGGTTGCTAACAAGGTTGTATAGTTTGGTTCAATGGCGGCCCTGGCTGCTCATCCTTGATAGGTCTGACGACCGGGAATGGACCTATTTCTTTCGATGGCAATTCAACTCGCTTCGTTCGCAATCCGCACTCGTGGACGCAGCTGGGTAATGTGCTTTACGTGGATCAGCCCGTTGGCACTGGGTACTCCACGGCCAGCTTCCCCTACCCGGTTAAGAACAATGGCCGGGTAACGACAGACTTTACGCAATGGCTGCGTGGCTTCTTCGAATACTTCCCGCATCTGAAGGCAAAACAGATCCATCTGATGGGAGAGTCTTATGCAGGAATATACATACCTTATTTTGCATCAGAGCTGCTCGAGGGCAACAGTTCCTTGCCTCTCAACGTCCGTTCAATGTCTCTCGGTGATGGATCTTGGGGAAATGGAGCTGCCATGGCATCCGTTGCAATGGGAAAATATCTCAGATCGCAGCTAGGCCTCCTTCAAATCCCTGAAGACGTCCTGTCTGTCTTTGACGAAGCAGACAAAACCTGCGGCTTCAACGACGTGCTCGCAAAATCCGATATATATCCTCCCCAAGCTAAATTCCATATTCCCGGAAACCCAGAGTACTTCAATCACCGGCGTCGGGACCTGACGAATGCCGTCAATGCTGCATGCGACATCTCACCCACAACCGCAGAGGAAGTCCGCTCCTCAATTTTCAACTCAACCTGCTACGGTCCCTGCGCCGCCTTCTCTACAGCAAGTGACTATCTAACAGCCGTCTCCACCAACCGCACAACCCGCGGATGTTTCGACATCTACGACATCTCCCACGACTGCAGCGCCGTTTCGGAGCTTCCACTAATGGCAGAGTACTTCAGCCGCGCAGATGTCCAGGCCGCTCTCCATGTTGATAACAGCGGACTCTACAGTGCCTGTAACTCCACAATCCTAGGCACGCTCCTTTCGGTACCCTCTCCCATGCCCCCAGAGTACTTCATCCTCCCGTCCCTGGTTACCAACCACAACGTCTCACTCCATATCTACTCCGGTGAGTGGGATATGTTGATCAACCACTTTGGCGCGGAATTGTCGTTGCAGAATATGACGTGGCGCGGTGCGCAGGGCTTCGCGCAGAAGCCGAAGATGCCATTCTTTGCTGATAATGCTGCGCCATCGGCGACCAAACAGCTTCTGTTAGAGCATACATCCGTGGCTACCACGCTCTCGGCGGCCACTCCCACTGCTACTGCTGCGGGTACTTGGACTATGGAGCGTGGTGTCTCTTATCATTTCTTCCGTGGGGCTGGTCACAGTGTTTTTGTAAACAAGCCACGGGAGATGTTTTCCTTTGTGAGGGATATGGTTGTTGCCCCAAGAGCTGGTTGATGATGGGGGCTTTCGGGGTTGGTGCTGGGGTATCTTGGGCTTTGGTTATGGAAATTGGTGCTTATGATATGTAATTCCTTTAaaattcttttctttttttaaacaAATCCATGGTCTGGTTAGTATTTGATCACAAATTCATGTCGAACTAGTAACAGTGACAATACTGGAAGGCTTTCGCACGATGTCGACAATAAGGTTGCATCATGTAGGAAATTACCAAGAACGTTGTGATCTCTGTGTTGAAACGGGTCTTTTTGTCTCTTGCCTTTATTTTCGCAAGTAATCAGAAAATTATACAAATCACTCCAATGGTTTTTGTCTAAGTGGATGTATACACCACCATTCTGATTCACCATAACAACCGTTTCAGGCGAAGTTTCTTATCTAATGTCCCAACTACAAGGAATATCCTAATCAAGTCATATTCAATTCAAAAAAAGGCAGCATTAAGATTAATTTTCATATTAAAATCGAGTTGTTTCCACAGCATGCCATGTCCTGTCCACGGAGGCCACAATGTTACCAGATCTCCGCCATAGTGCAATAATTACGGGAATCACAAATTGAAGATGACGAAACTTGTTTATATCAAGAGAAGGATTAAGTCACTTATACCTAGAATTAGCCAATAGCTGTCAATCGGGACCAGAATGAGCCAGCCTGAGTTATGGTGTGTCCCGGAAAGTGGGAGGTGCACGCCAATTAGCTTCCCAGCAATGACTATGTATCTTTCCGTAGACATTCGCTCGGATTATCAAGAAGCTTAGAATTGTCTACAGCCTCGTCATATTCCGAGTAAATGAAAGTCTTGAATCTGTTCGATTGGCTACTCACCCGAGAAAGGCTGCTATCACCTGATAGCCGCAACAAACATAGCAAACTGAGATTATCTCCCAATAGATGGACCCTTGACGACGTTGAATAATACAAGAGATGTTATACACCACGATGCATTCGCTTGCTGATGGAAGCTCTGTGCGACCACATGCTTGACAGATCAAGCCTACACACTTCGAGCACAACCGCAACATTTGAGTGTGTAAACTTCTATCTAGAACATGGAACCGATATGCTGCTATAGCCCTTTATTTGTAGGAGCGTCTTTCTTCCCGGCTTGTTTCCAATCTCTTGTGCAGCCTCTAGAATCATACCAAACTCTCCACCTTTAGCGTCGACATCCGCATCCCAATCTAGTAGTATCTGTGCATAGCGCCAATAGCATTCATAACGGCATTGACATATTTACTTCGCTATGGAGCAAAATCTTTCCCTTCGACACTGTCACTGCCATCGCTGGTGTACCATACGCTTATTCTGTGTATTAACATTGCACCAGACAAGATATTTAACTCCGCCGTCTTCCGATTCCCTGAAATTGCTGTTCCAGTAGTGCTCTCCCATGCACGACTCCGTTAATGCCTCAAGAATCCAACGTTGGTAAATTCTCTGGTCTTTTCCCCTCCTTCGACGATGGCAGCAAAGCCTCCAATCCTAGAAAAGGTCAAGTGCAGCAGGAAAAGCATATAGGCCCAAGGCAACACTGGGCTAAAGGGGTTATCCTAGACCGCATAATCAACTCTCTCCGTGAATTTACTGACATCTGTAGCATCTTTAGCGCATTCATTGTGGATAATAAACTGCTTCCCGCTCCCTCCTCCCTCCTCCCTCCTCCAGTACTGATTGTGGTTCATTTCTCCTGCGTGCAGCGGTCGCGCTGGCTTTCAGTACCGACAGGACATCGTTGAGACTTTTTGGCTTGAGGAGATGAAGTGCTTGGTATTTGTACTCTCGTGAATCTCCAGGGCTGATGTATAAGAAGTTCAGGTCAAAATGAGTCCCAGTAATTAAATTGTTTTCATACGTCATGATCTACTTGCAGAGTGTGGGGTAAACCAGGTGATCTCCCTACAAAGTATCAGCCCACACCTTCGCCTTTTACTTTTCTTCCCTATTCTtccctcttccttcttctttctcttcttctgcttcttccTCACATCTCACATCTTTCACCATGACAAAAGGATTCGCAACCATCACCCCCGAATGCGAGGAAGTATTTGACGAGGTCAAAGGCACCGACAACCTCAATTACGTCATCTATAACGCTTCCGCACACGACAAAAAGATCACCGTCGCCGAGTCCGGCAAATACAAGGACTACGCCGAGTTCCTCTCCCACTTCAAGGATGACACTCCCCGATATGCTGTCGTAGACTTCACCTATGACTCTCCTGCCGGCGATGGCCAGCGAAGCAAGCTCGTCTTCATCACGTGGTATGTTTGGACACCTTGAATCACCCTCACCCCACAGATAGGGGGTGATTTCACAATCGACGAAGGGTACATGTTACTGACGGTTGAAATTGCGTGTAGGGTGCCCGAAGCTGCAGGCCTCCACGATAAATCTTACTACACCTCAAACAAAGATCACCTCTTCTACGAGCTCCAGGATATCAGTCTCCATGTCCTGGCACATTCCCAGGCAGAGCTGGCTCATGCTGCAAGTATGTATACTCTGTACCCGTGAACCATCGACTCCATGGCTAGCATAGTAGTACTCAGAACTGACCTTTTTGTGTTTTGCTAGTCCTGGGGAAGTTCAAGGCTCTCTAGTGGAGCCTCTGGTCGTCGACCTTCTTCCTGAATCCTGAAACTACTGTGTGAAAGGCGATTCACACAGTTGTGGGTGATCTGGCCATGTTGTTCTGGACACCTTATTTTGTATAATAGAAATTTCGCACATATCTTCAATCGCTCACCTCGACGACATGTAGTAGATGCATAACTAGATGATTTCATAATCTCAAACAAGTCGAAGGCTCGAGTGTGTATGTATGAAGGGAAATTTAGCTGTGAATGAACGTCAATTCATTTGAAACTTATGGTAACAAAGGCCCGGTTCTTTCACGGGATTATAACCCGCTAATGCatagaagaaaagaaataaaTAGAGCACTATTTAATTGCATGTGTGATTGACGGTCAAAAGAGATTCAATGGCATGCACAATAGATTGCTCGTAGCTCGGTTCTTTCAAAAAAGATCAACCCGCTAAATCGTGGAAAACAGAATACAGAGGATCGGAGTGCCAGGACAGAGATGGTATGACAAGGGACCACCAATGTAACGTTGCTGGCTTGCACGATAGATTGCTCATAGTCATAATCATAAGATGCAGAAAAGAATGAGCATGGGGGGTAATCATGACGCATAGAGAGAATAAAATTCTCTGAGATGAAGTGTAAAAATATTTCATAGACGCTTAGCGACGGAAAAATGGGGCTTGGTTCGACGAAAGAAGCGAGTCTGCACGTTGGAAGACATCGCCCTCGAAGAATTTGTCACTATAAGCACTGGCCGGCGTGGACGGGACAGTAGCCTGCGCAGCAGGTCCGAGGGCCGCGCTCAGCGGAGTGGCAGGGACGGTAATCGATTGCGGGGGCGACATCATGTTGAATTGAAAAGAGGGATTGTTGGTGAGTGCGGATGTTGAGATGGATATCTGATGGTGTTGCAGGTGTGGGATCTGTAGCGGAGGGCCGTACAAATTACTAGGCGGGAGATGACGATCCGGGTCTGCAAGATAGGCCCAAGGAGATACCTCGATCAAGCGGCCTGCTTCTCGGCTTGCCTTTTGAACTGGGCGTAGGAGGATGATGACGTCGGCAGGTAGAAGCTGCATACTTCTCAACTCACGCATCTCGTTCACTAGGTCGACAAATGACTGCATAAATGATTTGCATAGCTGCCAGAACTCGCGTTGGTTGCGAAGTCCGCCGCCCGGTTCTTTAATTTTCATAGTCGAGAGACGCTGCCCTAGGGCGTCTGAAACTTCCAAGCAAAACTGGCATCGGCGGATGAGGTTGTTCCAGAGGATTTGGATTCCCTCTGAATCGCGTGATCTTTGGGCAGCTTCTAGGCACCTTATGAATTGCCGACGGGCTAGTGGGAGTGCCCCGTATGCGGCATGATATGTAGCGGTCAGTTGGTGGAAGATCTTTTCGAATATTCGCTCCTCTTCGTTCTCGTCTAGTCCAGTCAGTGTGTTGACCCGGGGAGCCCCAGGAACAGGCATAGGAGGGAATGATTCGCCTGAGCGAGGGGTTGCCAACGAGTGCGGCATAGATGTATTGATCACGTTTGATCTGCTGCTTGAGCGGCTGCGTGCGTAGGACGCGATGAAACCAGGAGAGCTAATGCTGGTCTGATTGGATATCATAGTCATAGGGTATTGAGGATGTCGAATTGTGGTATCGCTTCGCAATCGTCGATTGGGTGGGATGGGATCTCTTGTTGGAGTGACCAGTGATGGTTGAGATCGGTCTGGGACCGAGGGGAGGGGGTTACTCGGGCAAACCAAGCGCTTTGTAGCAGAGCCACGTTTGTTAATAGTTTGGAGCGGAACATTGAGAATAGCGCAAGCATTCCGTAGCTCCACCAAGCTACCAAACATCGTTAGCATCAGCGATCGTACATAGCGCGGATCGCCATTGGAAACGATCTTGGCGACGTTGTTGCGAAGCTGCGTGCCGACATGAATGTAGGCGGAGATGCACGTCTCGCACTCACGTTTGACCGTTTCTGTGACCGATGCGATTGACTCTGAGTCATGCCACAAAGC
Above is a genomic segment from Penicillium digitatum chromosome 3, complete sequence containing:
- a CDS encoding Peptidase S10, serine carboxypeptidase, yielding MNISALLYYFHVLWAAPGFVLSRGIGSYDTARFEVHSLPGVSDLPPSWAGRLPVPGTEDGNKMFFWLFQSEQPAYDDNLIIWFNGGPGCSSLIGLTTGNGPISFDGNSTRFVRNPHSWTQLGNVLYVDQPVGTGYSTASFPYPVKNNGRVTTDFTQWLRGFFEYFPHLKAKQIHLMGESYAGIYIPYFASELLEGNSSLPLNVRSMSLGDGSWGNGAAMASVAMGKYLRSQLGLLQIPEDVLSVFDEADKTCGFNDVLAKSDIYPPQAKFHIPGNPEYFNHRRRDLTNAVNAACDISPTTAEEVRSSIFNSTCYGPCAAFSTASDYLTAVSTNRTTRGCFDIYDISHDCSAVSELPLMAEYFSRADVQAALHVDNSGLYSACNSTILGTLLSVPSPMPPEYFILPSLVTNHNVSLHIYSGEWDMLINHFGAELSLQNMTWRGAQGFAQKPKMPFFADNAAPSATKQLLLEHTSVATTLSAATPTATAAGTWTMERGVSYHFFRGAGHSVFVNKPREMFSFVRDMVVAPRAG
- a CDS encoding Actin-binding, cofilin/tropomyosin type — protein: MTKGFATITPECEEVFDEVKGTDNLNYVIYNASAHDKKITVAESGKYKDYAEFLSHFKDDTPRYAVVDFTYDSPAGDGQRSKLVFITWVPEAAGLHDKSYYTSNKDHLFYELQDISLHVLAHSQAELAHAAILGKFKAL